From a single Leclercia sp. AS011 genomic region:
- a CDS encoding NAD(P)-binding protein: MAIFNSFWQAGFEGADFVTRQGHALSMDHETGHDSRHHDDYRALRPFNIATVRESVGWRVTDKPEGYDFSAVAAKMASAKENGIQICWTICHYGWPDDVDFFSEAFVTRFARLCGALAAFLRPLYREPPVYSPVNEISFTAWGIAVGLFPAALPEAVDSMQSKRQLVRAAIAACDAIWAADPRARILHCDPIVHLISPDDDPTTRQETEALRTAQFQAWDMLAGRHEPELGGHPRYLDLIGANYYHDNQWITGNNQRLPWHLGDRRRRRLHEMLQELYVRYHRPILLAETSHVGSGRGAWINDVASEVAQAQLAGVELSGICLYPIIDRPDWENCAVWHHCGLWDITPDKERHLNTLYAHALEQTQLRLTRFQQPSGAFTCTGTEVSDMKKIYVFSHLRWDFVFQRPQHLMTRLAQHYHIVFIEEPLYSADKPELKLTQPAPNVTVVQPHTPSTAPGFHDEQIAFLETLLTDLREADETPVVWFYTPMALPLLKVFTPAVVIYDCMDELAAFEKAPRQLLQRESALLTRADIVFTGGPSLYEARKGRHPNIHCFASSVDAVHFEQALDRANHHPLQDEIPHPRLGYYGVIDERMDLSLIAALADSHPEWQIVMVGPVVKIDLATLPRRSNIHYPGMQPYQALPQFLAGWDVCLMPFALNESTRFISPTKVLEYMAAQLPVVSTAIADVEKPYSHVVAVAHDHAAFIAACEQALALPEEARKAQQQSMQRIIANTSWDKTVQSMHELIENAFSRYLDASAATVNAVDISPDEAADEPVLRLIPPKATRAEAQKCVILGAGPTGLSAAYHYGEGAILLERNATVGGLCRSIQDKGFTFDYAGHIMFSADEEVLALYKTLLGDNIHWQVREAWVYTDGVYTRYPFQGSLYGLPATVVKECILGAIEARYGTGSGVQSMTPACTGKTATGKQHHDCCADGAVPDYISADAAESTPKKGSFEAFIYETWGKGIARHFAIPYNKKLWTVPLSEMETSWLGGRVPLPDLEQIIDGALNETAKPMGPNARFGYPLQGGFQALMNGFLPHIKGRIETGAEVSKIYANQHIVALADGRQYRYEQLISTLVLPELIRLMGDEVPPEVRKAAKGLRHVSVRCVNLGIGRDNLTDKHWIYYAGKTIFHRIFVQGNASPFCSPPGGCGLTCEISYSPDKPLPVDGQALIDRCIKECIESGIISAEDEIITANQIDIPYAYVIYDQSRKENVETIRKWLLLHGITLAGRYSEWEYYNSDHAFIAGKVAVEKVRGSAYRHSVS; this comes from the coding sequence ATGGCTATTTTTAACTCATTCTGGCAAGCGGGGTTTGAGGGTGCGGATTTTGTTACGCGGCAGGGCCATGCCCTGTCGATGGATCACGAAACGGGTCATGACAGCAGACATCACGACGATTACAGGGCGCTCCGCCCTTTTAATATCGCCACGGTGAGGGAGAGCGTCGGCTGGCGAGTTACGGATAAACCAGAGGGTTATGATTTTTCCGCCGTGGCCGCAAAAATGGCCTCGGCAAAGGAGAATGGTATTCAGATCTGCTGGACGATTTGCCATTACGGCTGGCCGGACGATGTCGATTTTTTCTCCGAGGCGTTTGTCACGCGTTTTGCCAGGCTGTGCGGCGCGCTGGCCGCCTTTTTGCGCCCCTTGTATCGGGAGCCGCCGGTCTATTCCCCGGTCAACGAGATCTCCTTTACCGCCTGGGGGATTGCCGTAGGCCTGTTTCCTGCCGCCCTGCCCGAAGCAGTGGACAGCATGCAGAGCAAACGGCAGCTGGTTCGGGCTGCCATCGCCGCCTGCGACGCCATCTGGGCCGCCGATCCGCGGGCCAGAATTTTGCACTGCGATCCCATTGTCCATCTGATTTCCCCCGACGACGACCCCACGACCAGACAGGAAACCGAGGCGTTACGCACGGCTCAGTTCCAGGCGTGGGATATGTTAGCGGGACGGCATGAGCCGGAGCTGGGTGGTCATCCGCGCTATCTGGATCTGATCGGCGCCAATTACTACCACGACAACCAGTGGATAACGGGAAACAACCAGCGCCTCCCCTGGCATCTTGGCGATCGTCGACGACGACGGTTACACGAGATGTTGCAGGAGCTTTATGTACGCTATCACCGCCCCATCCTGCTTGCCGAAACAAGCCATGTCGGCAGTGGACGCGGAGCCTGGATTAACGATGTCGCCTCTGAGGTTGCTCAGGCGCAACTGGCTGGCGTTGAGCTCTCCGGGATTTGCCTTTACCCCATTATTGACCGCCCCGACTGGGAAAACTGTGCTGTCTGGCATCACTGCGGTTTGTGGGACATCACCCCCGATAAAGAGCGACATCTTAATACCCTTTACGCACACGCGCTTGAGCAAACCCAGCTCCGGCTGACTCGTTTTCAACAGCCATCAGGCGCCTTTACCTGCACCGGCACAGAGGTATCAGATATGAAAAAAATATATGTTTTTAGTCACCTGCGCTGGGACTTCGTCTTTCAGCGTCCACAGCATCTGATGACACGTCTTGCCCAGCACTATCACATTGTCTTTATCGAGGAGCCGCTCTATTCCGCGGATAAACCTGAGCTGAAACTCACTCAGCCCGCCCCCAATGTTACCGTGGTTCAGCCGCACACGCCGTCAACGGCGCCGGGGTTCCACGATGAGCAGATTGCCTTTCTGGAAACGCTGCTGACGGACCTACGGGAAGCGGACGAAACCCCGGTGGTCTGGTTCTATACGCCGATGGCGCTTCCCCTGTTGAAGGTATTTACCCCGGCGGTGGTGATTTACGACTGCATGGATGAACTGGCTGCCTTTGAGAAAGCCCCCCGCCAGCTTTTGCAACGTGAGTCAGCCCTGCTGACCCGGGCGGATATTGTCTTTACCGGCGGCCCCAGCCTGTACGAGGCGCGAAAAGGACGCCACCCGAACATTCACTGTTTTGCCAGCAGCGTCGATGCGGTGCATTTTGAACAGGCGCTGGATCGGGCGAATCACCACCCGCTGCAGGACGAGATCCCCCATCCGCGCCTTGGGTATTACGGCGTTATTGACGAACGCATGGATTTATCGCTGATTGCCGCCCTGGCGGACTCACATCCGGAGTGGCAAATCGTAATGGTCGGCCCGGTGGTGAAAATCGATCTCGCCACCCTGCCCAGACGCAGCAACATCCACTATCCCGGCATGCAGCCTTATCAGGCGTTGCCCCAGTTCCTTGCTGGCTGGGATGTTTGCCTGATGCCGTTCGCGCTGAATGAATCCACGCGTTTCATTAGCCCGACGAAAGTGCTCGAGTATATGGCCGCGCAGCTACCGGTGGTCAGCACCGCCATTGCCGATGTTGAAAAACCTTATAGCCACGTTGTGGCCGTTGCTCACGACCATGCCGCTTTTATCGCTGCCTGCGAACAGGCGCTGGCGCTGCCAGAGGAAGCCCGAAAAGCGCAGCAGCAGTCGATGCAGCGTATTATCGCTAACACCTCCTGGGATAAAACCGTGCAGAGCATGCACGAGTTGATTGAGAACGCTTTCTCACGCTATCTGGATGCCTCCGCCGCGACGGTCAACGCCGTGGATATCAGCCCAGACGAAGCCGCTGACGAGCCGGTTTTACGCCTGATCCCCCCGAAAGCGACCCGCGCGGAAGCCCAGAAATGTGTGATCCTCGGTGCCGGGCCAACCGGGCTGAGCGCGGCCTACCACTATGGCGAAGGGGCAATCCTCCTTGAGCGTAATGCCACCGTCGGGGGGCTGTGTCGCTCCATTCAGGACAAAGGTTTTACCTTTGATTATGCGGGCCACATTATGTTTTCCGCTGACGAAGAGGTGCTGGCCCTGTACAAAACCTTGCTGGGCGACAATATCCACTGGCAGGTCCGCGAAGCCTGGGTCTATACCGACGGCGTTTATACCCGCTACCCCTTCCAGGGTTCACTTTACGGGCTGCCCGCCACGGTGGTCAAAGAGTGCATCCTGGGTGCCATCGAGGCGCGCTACGGCACTGGCTCCGGGGTGCAAAGCATGACCCCGGCCTGCACCGGAAAGACCGCCACTGGTAAGCAGCATCACGACTGCTGTGCCGATGGCGCGGTGCCGGATTACATCAGCGCCGACGCGGCAGAAAGCACGCCGAAAAAAGGCAGCTTTGAAGCTTTCATCTATGAGACCTGGGGCAAGGGGATCGCCCGCCATTTCGCCATCCCCTACAATAAAAAGTTATGGACGGTGCCACTATCGGAAATGGAAACGTCCTGGCTGGGTGGCCGTGTTCCCCTGCCCGACCTGGAGCAAATTATCGACGGCGCGCTGAACGAGACCGCGAAGCCGATGGGCCCCAATGCACGCTTCGGCTATCCGCTGCAGGGCGGTTTCCAGGCGCTGATGAACGGGTTCTTACCGCATATTAAGGGGCGGATCGAGACCGGGGCTGAGGTGAGTAAAATCTATGCCAATCAACATATTGTTGCCCTCGCTGACGGGCGTCAGTACCGCTATGAGCAGCTGATCAGCACCCTGGTGCTGCCGGAGTTGATTCGCCTGATGGGGGACGAAGTGCCGCCTGAGGTGCGCAAGGCGGCGAAAGGCCTGCGCCACGTCTCCGTGCGCTGCGTCAATCTGGGGATTGGCCGCGACAATCTGACCGACAAACACTGGATCTATTACGCCGGTAAGACAATATTCCACCGCATTTTCGTTCAGGGTAACGCCAGCCCCTTCTGCAGCCCGCCGGGCGGCTGCGGCCTGACCTGTGAAATCAGTTACTCGCCGGATAAACCGCTGCCGGTGGACGGCCAGGCGCTGATCGACCGCTGCATTAAGGAGTGCATTGAATCCGGGATCATTTCGGCAGAGGATGAGATTATCACCGCCAACCAAATCGATATCCCCTACGCCTACGTGATCTACGATCAGAGCCGGAAGGAGAACGTGGAGACGATCCGCAAATGGCTGCTGCTGCACGGCATCACCCTGGCCGGACGCTACAGCGAATGGGAATATTACAATTCGGACCACGCCTTTATCGCCGGGAAAGTGGCCGTTGAGAAAGTCCGGGGTTCCGCTTACCGGCATTCTGTTTCCTGA
- a CDS encoding helix-turn-helix domain-containing protein — translation MKVTSAEGLAQAVRDQRKVNKLTQTATAEQVGIKQTTVSDFENKPGSTKLETLFKILAALDLELHVVKRGATLPDTHGWTKEW, via the coding sequence ATGAAAGTGACATCGGCAGAGGGGCTGGCGCAGGCCGTCCGGGATCAGCGTAAGGTCAATAAGTTAACCCAAACGGCGACGGCTGAACAGGTTGGCATTAAACAAACCACGGTTTCGGATTTCGAGAACAAACCGGGCTCCACCAAGCTGGAAACTCTGTTCAAAATTCTCGCGGCACTGGATCTGGAACTACACGTAGTGAAACGCGGCGCGACGCTGCCGGATACTCACGGCTGGACGAAGGAGTGGTAA
- a CDS encoding TonB-dependent receptor domain-containing protein has translation MIKQTRMAVAVSLALANLPGAVFAAENTAVNEDELVVTATGFSQERREAPATISVVNEKELNTRSNQNVTEALREMPGLLVGNGHGSLATGDVQMRGMDSTYTSYMVNGIKQATRESRPYGHHIGTEAAFMPPLAAIERIEVIRGPMSSLYGSDSIGGVVNVITKKSWNLEKWTGVLEDNYFLQEKSEYGNTNQTNAFVMGPVIPGKLGVSLAADYLDRRDDDSINDERFVKHQSGNLDATISMSPTDTQLWDLNATKGNQEKTHNHKQWYWGFDRDAASLSQHAWYGDILEVKNFVSYEKAKTEYRVPGMSSQFITQKNYEANSANIFTLGDHKLTLGVNFTRNELDDEFGIKDKEAPGVTPVSEITRDGWAVFAEDAWMIVPDFTLTTSARLDHDSYFGYHVTPKLYGNWTIDENWALKGGVSAGYKKPDLRQNNEGFTSVYGAYPYSEIGIGNDDLKPEESVNTELGIYWQQDALALDATLFYTKFKNKISDHLICTASDTQKCSYNGYVADTVFQYANVSDAQIYGLELNGDWQVTSALKANANYTYTHSEQQSGEYKGYALSDFPESMANVSLTWNAVNDLELWTKASWRSSSPDIGKSSETEAWALVDLGARYHLNKNVTLMTGIYNLFDANPIYRTSYNQSSVLEGRRYNFGARIEF, from the coding sequence GTGATAAAGCAAACACGCATGGCCGTGGCGGTTTCGCTCGCCCTGGCTAACCTGCCGGGGGCGGTTTTCGCCGCAGAAAACACCGCCGTTAACGAAGATGAACTGGTCGTCACCGCGACCGGTTTTAGCCAGGAACGCCGCGAAGCCCCGGCAACGATCTCCGTGGTGAATGAAAAGGAGCTGAACACCCGCTCGAATCAGAACGTCACCGAAGCCCTGCGCGAAATGCCGGGGTTGTTGGTCGGTAACGGTCACGGCAGCCTGGCAACCGGCGATGTTCAGATGCGCGGGATGGACTCCACCTACACCTCGTATATGGTGAACGGCATCAAGCAGGCGACCCGTGAATCCCGCCCGTATGGACACCATATCGGTACCGAAGCGGCCTTTATGCCGCCGCTTGCCGCCATCGAGCGAATCGAGGTGATCCGCGGGCCGATGTCCTCCCTGTATGGCTCAGACTCTATCGGCGGGGTGGTCAACGTGATCACCAAAAAGTCCTGGAACCTGGAGAAGTGGACCGGCGTCCTGGAGGATAACTACTTCCTGCAAGAGAAGAGCGAATACGGCAATACCAACCAGACCAATGCCTTTGTGATGGGGCCGGTGATCCCGGGCAAGCTCGGTGTCAGCCTGGCGGCGGATTATCTTGATCGCCGCGACGATGACAGTATCAATGATGAGCGCTTTGTGAAGCATCAGTCCGGGAATCTGGATGCGACCATTTCCATGTCGCCGACCGATACCCAGCTCTGGGATCTGAATGCCACCAAAGGCAACCAGGAGAAGACCCATAACCACAAGCAGTGGTACTGGGGCTTCGACCGGGATGCGGCCTCGCTGTCACAACATGCCTGGTATGGCGACATCCTCGAAGTGAAAAACTTCGTCAGCTACGAAAAAGCCAAAACCGAGTATCGCGTTCCGGGAATGTCATCGCAGTTTATTACCCAGAAGAACTACGAAGCCAACAGCGCCAATATCTTTACCCTGGGCGATCATAAGCTGACCCTGGGGGTGAACTTTACCCGCAACGAACTGGATGATGAGTTCGGCATTAAAGATAAGGAAGCGCCTGGCGTCACGCCGGTGAGCGAGATAACGCGCGACGGCTGGGCGGTGTTTGCCGAAGATGCCTGGATGATCGTGCCGGACTTCACCCTGACCACCTCGGCGCGTCTGGACCATGACAGCTATTTCGGTTACCACGTCACGCCGAAACTCTACGGCAACTGGACCATTGATGAGAACTGGGCGCTGAAGGGCGGCGTTTCGGCTGGCTATAAAAAGCCGGATCTGCGCCAGAATAACGAAGGCTTCACCAGCGTGTATGGCGCTTATCCGTACTCTGAAATCGGCATCGGTAATGACGACCTGAAGCCGGAAGAGAGCGTCAACACCGAGCTGGGCATCTACTGGCAGCAGGACGCGCTGGCGCTGGATGCGACGCTCTTCTACACCAAATTCAAGAACAAAATCAGCGACCATCTGATTTGTACTGCGTCGGACACGCAGAAGTGTAGCTACAACGGCTATGTCGCAGATACCGTCTTCCAGTATGCCAACGTCAGCGATGCGCAGATCTACGGTCTGGAGCTGAACGGCGACTGGCAGGTCACCTCCGCCCTGAAAGCCAACGCCAACTATACCTATACGCACAGCGAACAGCAGAGCGGAGAGTATAAAGGCTATGCCCTGAGTGATTTCCCGGAGAGTATGGCCAACGTCTCACTGACCTGGAACGCGGTGAACGATCTGGAGCTATGGACCAAAGCCAGCTGGCGCAGCTCGTCGCCGGACATCGGCAAATCCAGCGAAACGGAAGCCTGGGCGCTGGTCGACCTGGGCGCGCGATACCATCTGAACAAGAACGTGACGCTGATGACCGGCATCTATAACCTGTTCGATGCCAACCCGATCTACCGCACCTCTTACAACCAGTCGTCAGTGCTGGAAGGTCGCCGCTATAACTTCGGTGCCCGTATCGAGTTCTGA
- the yncE gene encoding 7-bladed beta-propeller protein YncE: protein MNNASAVKNKTLCALAISLAMHSGALFAKDFTEKDFLVQPLGHGVYELAYDKEQNALYAASAPSFDKDKTAGLVFQLAAPTLKIERQIPTERRTFAVALDQEQHILYLGNALEGSVTLLNTRNNAIVKTIQLSDDSDANKTAHVREVVLDKKHQRLYVSGIGRKGKGLLWVVDTQKQALSRTLEKLEPVGFAVDEAGDKVYVVSGSGELIALDGKTSEPLSRVKVDPADPEHYFLNIALNTAKGVGYIADTNTKDVLVVQLDSGKLLHRVPTPNSVAVLYNAAREEVYVTHRNDRQISVIDAATNRLKHTVKTVAMPNSLALSADARTLYASVKQDEKASEADYVLKIDLTQF from the coding sequence ATGAACAATGCCTCTGCCGTAAAGAACAAAACCCTGTGCGCCCTCGCCATTTCGCTGGCAATGCACTCTGGCGCGCTATTCGCCAAAGACTTTACCGAGAAGGATTTTCTCGTTCAGCCGCTTGGACATGGCGTCTACGAGCTGGCCTACGATAAAGAGCAGAACGCGCTGTATGCCGCTTCAGCCCCCTCCTTTGATAAAGATAAAACCGCCGGGCTGGTCTTCCAGCTGGCCGCACCGACGCTGAAGATTGAGCGTCAGATCCCGACCGAACGTCGCACCTTTGCCGTCGCGCTGGATCAGGAGCAGCACATTCTTTATCTCGGCAATGCGCTGGAAGGGTCGGTCACGCTGCTCAATACGCGTAACAACGCGATCGTCAAAACGATCCAGTTAAGCGACGATTCCGATGCCAATAAAACAGCCCATGTCCGTGAGGTGGTGCTGGATAAGAAGCATCAGCGCCTCTATGTCTCCGGGATCGGACGTAAGGGGAAAGGCCTGCTGTGGGTGGTAGATACCCAGAAGCAGGCGCTCTCCCGGACGCTCGAAAAACTGGAGCCCGTCGGTTTTGCCGTGGATGAAGCGGGGGACAAGGTTTACGTCGTCTCCGGCAGCGGGGAGCTGATTGCGCTTGATGGCAAAACGTCGGAGCCGCTTTCCCGGGTGAAGGTCGATCCTGCCGACCCGGAACATTACTTCCTCAACATCGCGCTCAACACCGCCAAAGGGGTGGGTTATATCGCTGACACCAATACCAAAGATGTGCTGGTTGTGCAGCTCGATTCCGGCAAACTGCTGCACCGTGTTCCAACGCCGAACTCCGTCGCCGTGCTCTACAACGCCGCCCGGGAAGAGGTCTATGTCACCCATCGCAACGATCGCCAGATTAGCGTCATCGACGCGGCCACCAATCGCCTGAAACACACCGTTAAAACCGTGGCGATGCCCAACAGCCTGGCGCTGTCTGCCGATGCCCGCACGCTCTATGCCAGCGTCAAGCAGGATGAGAAAGCCAGTGAAGCTGACTACGTGCTCAAGATTGATTTAACCCAGTTCTAA
- a CDS encoding type II toxin-antitoxin system HipA family toxin, whose protein sequence is MRAQRLTVAMNGEVVGTLHRDGSGAMSFQYDPAWLAEPGSRAISLSLPLQHARIRGAQVFNFFSNLLPDSEAIIARMQARFQVETAHPFDLLATVGRDCVGAIQLYPPGQEIPPVTDMVAEPLDDEQIAALLDGYQMAPLGMTEEGADFRISLAGAQEKTALLWYQDRWQRPQGSTPTSHIFKLPIGRIEQNNIDLSESCENEWLCLRIAKAFGFPVANADMARFGRKKVLVIERFDRRWARSGWLMRLPQEDFCQALGVSPALKYESHGGPGIADAMKLLLGSRLAGQDREMFFKAQILFWMLAAIDGHGKNFSLFIEADSSFRMTPLYDVISAFPLFDAGSIPVKKAKMAMALQGKNRQYHFAMIQPRHFISTAAVAGFSQEAARRLLTEMAERTDEVIAYVRAELPADFPLQVSEAIFRGLASQAARIGRFNVSTP, encoded by the coding sequence ATGCGCGCACAACGACTGACTGTTGCGATGAATGGCGAGGTGGTGGGGACGCTGCACCGCGACGGCAGCGGGGCGATGTCCTTTCAGTATGATCCGGCGTGGCTGGCAGAGCCGGGGTCGCGCGCCATTTCCCTCTCGCTGCCGCTGCAGCACGCCAGGATCAGGGGTGCCCAGGTCTTTAATTTCTTCAGCAATTTGTTGCCGGATTCCGAGGCGATCATCGCCCGTATGCAGGCCCGTTTTCAGGTTGAAACCGCGCATCCTTTTGATCTGCTTGCCACCGTTGGACGCGACTGCGTCGGCGCTATTCAGCTCTATCCGCCAGGGCAGGAGATCCCCCCGGTAACGGATATGGTGGCTGAACCGCTGGATGACGAACAGATTGCGGCGCTGCTCGACGGGTATCAGATGGCCCCACTGGGGATGACAGAGGAGGGGGCCGACTTCCGTATTTCACTGGCCGGGGCGCAGGAGAAAACGGCGCTGCTGTGGTATCAGGATCGCTGGCAGCGTCCCCAGGGCAGTACTCCAACCAGCCATATCTTTAAGCTGCCGATCGGCAGAATCGAGCAGAACAATATCGACCTGAGCGAGAGCTGCGAGAACGAGTGGCTCTGCTTGCGGATCGCAAAAGCCTTTGGCTTCCCGGTGGCGAACGCCGACATGGCGCGATTTGGCCGCAAAAAGGTGCTGGTTATCGAACGTTTCGACCGCCGCTGGGCACGCAGCGGCTGGCTGATGCGCCTGCCGCAGGAGGATTTTTGCCAGGCGCTGGGCGTTTCGCCAGCGCTGAAATATGAATCGCACGGCGGCCCCGGGATCGCCGACGCCATGAAGCTGCTGCTCGGTTCCCGACTGGCGGGGCAGGATCGCGAGATGTTCTTTAAGGCGCAGATCCTGTTCTGGATGCTGGCCGCGATAGATGGTCACGGCAAAAATTTCAGCCTGTTTATTGAGGCCGACTCCTCGTTTCGTATGACCCCGCTGTACGACGTAATTTCGGCGTTTCCGCTGTTCGATGCCGGGAGTATTCCGGTCAAAAAGGCAAAAATGGCGATGGCGTTACAGGGGAAGAACCGGCAGTACCATTTCGCGATGATCCAGCCGCGCCACTTTATCAGCACCGCGGCGGTGGCGGGGTTTTCTCAGGAGGCTGCCCGCCGTTTGCTGACGGAGATGGCCGAGCGCACTGACGAGGTTATCGCCTACGTCAGGGCAGAGCTGCCGGCAGATTTCCCCTTACAGGTGAGCGAAGCCATTTTTCGCGGTTTAGCCAGCCAGGCCGCGCGGATAGGGCGATTCAATGTGTCAACACCGTAG